Genomic segment of Canis aureus isolate CA01 chromosome 16, VMU_Caureus_v.1.0, whole genome shotgun sequence:
GTTGGTGCAGCATTTGCAGAGCAAACCCTGCGTGGGTTTCCGTTTGCCCCTGAGTGAAAACCCGTTTCTCAGAACAAGATTTACCTGTAGTACCTACAAGTTAGTTGCAGGAAACAGATTGCATTCTTTGAATTGAACCCTAGAATACAGGGCGGTACTATACGCAACTGATGACTGCTGAGTAAGTGCCTATTACATAAAACTTTTGTCCGACTTTCAACAGGGCCGATTTGATGCTTTAAATGAGAGACGTTTTTCCTGGTTTGGGTGTAGAGTAGGTTCAAATGGACTTCACGTCTTGCCCAAGCAAGCACAACCCCTGATTTACACAGCTAGCCAAATCTGAATTTGTAGGTGTGTAACTCACGGTGACCTATAGGACTAAACCTGTGCTTACCTTgtgggaaaacagaagaaaactgaaCACAGTGGACAATAGTAGCACCTTTTTTTCAAGGAGGAAACAAAACTCCTAACAGAATGCATACAAGTCCACACTCCCTTGGGTTCGCTTTTCATTTTAGAAGGACCAAATGTTCACCCTCCAATTAGCTTGAACACAAATCACCATTTTTCTAAATGACCTTCAGGGGTCTAACCAAGTAAGAAAGTGAACATAGTAAGAGCAACCGCGGGTTCAGTTATAATAGGTGCTTTCAATCGCACTGCATGAATAAAGGAACAGGGAAAGAATTTAGGTTCCaaagttcaaaatttaaaattacccATAAGTTTTATCCTCCAGGTGAAGATGAGAACGTGGGAAATGCAATCTGCTCCCTGGCATTCATTCAAATGGTCCAATCAAGTTTCTAGATTTCTGAGTGGTACTGATCTCACAGAGGTGATTTGTGAAGTCTGCGGCTTTCAACCTGTTCCCTCCGGAGGGAGTCCGGCTGATGTGCACAGCCTGACAGGCCATCATGGGCATTCCTGACACAGCGACAGGTGTGTCACATCACATTCTCCCCTGTACTCAAGTAAACAGTTCCCAATGCAAAGTGAGGACGATCCTActgtaggaataaacctaacaccTGCTCTCAGCCAGCAGGAAAAGTGCAATGTTCACAAACATAAGGCCAGTTTTAACGACTTGTGTGCAAGACCCTTCACAAATACTGTCTTTTGTAGAAAGTCCTACTGTTCTTTTCACATGTCCATATTCTTGAGAGGAGGTCACATTTTGTAAGCTGCTAAAACCCCAAGTGAGCTATTGCTTCTTTCAGGCTCAAGAGGACAACCAGTGAATGGAAGGAGACAAGACGGCCCATGTGGGAAGGACAGTCCATGGATGAGGGATGTTAAGTGGAGAAAGTGACTTGCCTGGGTCTAGAGGGGGAGTGAGTACCTCTTCTAAGAAATGAACCAAAAATCACCCCTTGGAAATTATGTTTCTTGGAAACCCTTTCTTGCGTCATATAAAGCGATCTTTATAATGGTTACTTATCCGCTAGTACTAGGTCTCTTATGAGACGTAAACATATTTGAAGAATGGACATGGTGTGCTCACTACAACAGACCAGGCTACTAGGACAGGCGAGAGagtgtttatagttttcagcacTCAAAATAAGCCGCATTTCAATGttcaggtgcttttttttttttttttttttaagattttatttatttattcatgagagacagagacacaggcagggggagaagcaggctcctcgcagggagcctgatgcaggacttgatccccagccccaggatcatgcccagagctgaaagcagacactcaactgctgagccacccaggcatcccagttcgGGTGCTTTAAAGAAggttctagggcacctgggtggctcagcggttgagcatctgccttcagctcaggtcgtgatcctggggtcctgggatcaagtcccacattgggccccctgcagggaacctgcctctccccctgtgtgtctctcatgaataaataaataatcttttaaaaaagaagaagaaagttccATTCTGTTACTTGACACAGGGCAGAGTCAGTGAACAGTTTGTTCTAATGAAGTACTCCATCCAAATGAAAGCATAATGTGCAAGTGTTTATTTCAATAACTATGTGAAGGTCCTTATTTTTGGACAACAGCAAGGCATTTTATTATCCACTCTTTCCATTCCTTAAAGGCTTCCACAGGTTTTGGTAAATTCACATTATCCTCACAACTGTGTTCCATGCTGACTCCGGGGGTGTCAGCCGACTCATCATCAATCCACCTCACCAGCGCCttgaaaaacagaaagcagattcGCATGTTAACAAATCAGAGCAAAATAGTCTTAGGCCGGAGAAAAATGTTGGCTTCTAAATCACGTTATCTAACTCTGTGACTTCTATTACCCCAGTAAGATGTTCCGTTTGATAAGGACGTTTGTGAATATGGAATAAGACtacggggcagcctgggtggctcagcagtttagcgccaccttcagcctagggcctgatcctggagacccaggatcgagtcccacgtgggactccctgcagggagcctgcttctccctctgcctgtgtctcagcctctctgtgtctctcatgactaaataaatattaaaaaaaaaaaaaaagactacacaaACTATGATTACAAGTGACGGTCAGAAGTGTGCACAGAAGAGATTAAAGAGAAACACGCCAATCCTCCCAGGTTTTTCTGGATGGGAGGACTATGCTTTTCTCAACATGCCGAATGTTCCACAGGGCACTGGGCAAGTGCTTCGGATCTGATGTGAAAGTGGGTCCCTAAGTAAGTGTGCACACAGGTGGAGACAGACACGTACATGTGAAGATCCCCGCAGGAGTAGTCACACCCTTGAGCAGGGTCGTGATGGATACGGACCTGTTTGTGGGTGTGCGGACACTCAGACAAGCACACACATACTGAGATTAGGtactttccctcttcctcctcgaAGTAGCCCATTCCTTCCTCTGAGTGAAGAGCATACCTCTGTCccacatttggaaaaataaagcatCGCCACATGTacttatggtttaaaaaaaaaagaactgccacACCAAGTAACATTAGCCtggatccctgaatggctcagcagttaagcatctgcctttggcccagggtgtggtcctggagtcctgggatcaagtcccacatcgggctccctgcatggagcctgcttctctctctgcctgtgtctctgcctctctctcttctctctctcatgaataaataaaatcttttttttttttttaaaaaaaaaaaaaagggcagcccagatggctcagcggtttagcaccaccttcggcccagggcgtgatcctggagacccaggatcgagtcccacgtcgggctccctgcatggagactgcttctccctctgcctgtctctgcctctgcctctctctctctctctcatgaataaataaataaaaataaaaaaaacattaccCTGTTCTCCCAagtcatgttctctctcccccaGCGAAGGGGGAACACAGAAACGTCTTCCACTGTTTCTCATTGAACTACAAGTGTAAGGCACTCAGAGGCCGGGCAGTTTAAGAGATTTCtttgcgtgttttttttttttttttaaccacagctTCCTGCTTATCTTTGCACTAATTTCCTCCGATAAATTATAGCTCCAGAGAAGGGCCTGATAGAAAATGGTAGTTTGCTACTTATATAACCACTtccccctctttttcttcccctcgTTTACTTGGTATCTTTCTATTATGTTGAAGCCAATAGCACACTGCAACTTGCGTAAACAGATAGGGCAAAGGTTGAGGGGGCGCCGGTCAGCTTCTTCTAGGTGGTTGGAGCCTTGCATGAGGCATGCAAGCCATTGGCAGTGTCGAAGTCCAAATATGTGTCCAATCTCATGGGTTAAAGTCTGCAAGACATTCACATCAAGGCTTTATAGCGCCACCATCATCAAAGGGTTAGACATTCctcctttttcttgcttttcaagAAACAAACTTACATTCATCACCAAAACTTCAACCTGCCCAAAGACTTAATCCTTCATTTCAATGCCTAAATGTCTTACTGCTTTCCTTCCTATACTTGATTACTTCTCCTGGAGCAGGGTTTCTCAGCCTTGATACACCTGACATGTGGGGTGTGATCATTCTTTGTGCATGggccggtggggggtggggaggagtggacAACTGTCCTGTGCAATGTAGATGCTCAGCATCATCCCCAGGCTCTACCCACTAGAGACCAGCAACACCCCGGCCCCAACTGCAACAACCAGAAATATCTCTAGATATTGCCAGAAGTCCCTGGGTGGCAAAAATCACCCCTGGTTGACACCTGTTGCTCCAGGCCAGTGGGACAATTCAGATTCTGGGACTTTCCCCTAGAGATGCTGAGTCAGTAGGTCTAGAAGGGAGGGGGCTATTAGCATGTTAATGAACACACCAGGTGATACTGATGCGGGGTATGAGCTCTGAACACACCGTAGCTCTCAAACCCCAAGCAAGGGTACTTATGAAAACAGAACTTCCTAGctgcgggaaaagcctgtgtctctggctactgaggcagggaggggagcatTAGGAGATGGGCTTTCCAAATAGCAAGGGCTGGGGAGATTGACTAGAACTAACCACAGTAGAAGGTAGCCTGGAGCCCAAGAGGAAGCCATTCTCAAGACCTCTGCCTGAGAGCAGAGGCCCTCCAAGGGGAGCTTTATTAGATGACCACCACAGCTCCGAAGAGTCAGTTACCTTACCCATACCAGACTTCTGGAATTAGACTAGTGGCGAGGATGTGGGTACAGCCAAGGCTGCATGTAACTAGCCAGACAGAAAGCCAGCACAGATACTGTCAATTCCAATATTAAGGcatccatttaaatttttattgataacTTCAGTCAAACAATAGGCACCAAACGCCTATAGATGATACAACCTCACGTATAATATTACCTTAACGACTGCTGATAACACAATGCAGGAATTaagagctctttaaaaaatactctggtgggttttcttttcttttcttttttttttaaatgactcacCTTACAGGAACGAAGCAGCAAAACACTGGTCACTTCAGGAGTATAATAGTTCTCAAAAACGGAATAGTCGCTTGAAGATACTCTCCGCAGCTTGTTCACTTTGCCTTCAAAGCGTGAGCTATAAAAATCACTGCCGTACCTGGCAAAGCTGAATATCCCCACACCTATAAAAGGAGGAGCAAGCAACAACAGAAGGGGAGTAAGATTTCTGAATGAAAGACCAAGAAAGAGCGCCCGCTTGGGCGTCCAGTCATTGGGTGCAAATCCGTGCTAGTGCGTTCACACGGTCCAATACGCTTCAGGTTTGCCACGACAGAGGAGGGCTTTTGCCCTCAGATTTCCCTCTCCACATCTTCTTCTGCCATCCAACCTCCTCTGCCCTGTAAAACCCAATGGTCTTGAGATCAAATTATTGAGAAACTCAAAGTTCCAGAATTGTTTTTACCCCCTCTTTTTCTCAAAGCCAAGTCCAAATCAAGTACTCTAAGAGAAGCAAGAAGTGGTGACACACACACCACGCACCCATGACTTTACTCTTTCAGAACACAATAAACAGATCTCCAGGTGCTATGCTGAGGGTTCCTGCACCTTCCTGGTGCCATGCTGAGGGAAACCGGCGTGCCACTGCCCTGATGCTGGGAGACCATGCCTTCAGACaacctcttccctcccccactcctcacTCGGAGCACGACTCTGCTGTGTGGCTGCCTGTGTGGCTGCCCTCGGATGACCAGAATAAACACCCTTTTAACTGACTTCCTGTTATACTGACGCTTGTTTCAACCATCCCTGCGTACACGGAGCACAGGGTTTGCTGCACAACGCATTCTAAAGGGCATGGCTTTAGAATGTGACTTGCTTACATTATCAGTTATTTATGTCTCTTTCAGTTGTTATTTGAAAGTAATACGGcatttttttttgcgggggggggtTAAAGAAATGAATTCATAGTAAGTCTGTTGGATCTACCTTGACCCACAGAGAACACTCCTCACCCCACCCTTGGAAGTGTTGCCTGGTATTTAGGGTGAGAGACAGCACTCTGAAagttaagaaaaaacaaaatctgctCATGTCACAGCTGACCTCGTCTGTGCTCTGGCCAAACAAATGTGGGCATACATCCCTCCAATACCTTTAGCAAGaacattttttccttctaataaTCCTATGAATggaaacttattttctttagtaattaactgtttctctattttaaaatcttcactTTTGTACCCTTGGAGAGTACAGTCACATGTAGTAAGATACTGTCTCATTACATGGCACTTCAGTGCTGCTAGCCTACACCTTCTCTTAGGCCATGCAATATTTAagaaacttactttttaaaagggtGGAGGTGTTTACAGTAGAAACATTTTAGGGGAATGTCTCCTGACCTCCTCAACCAGGAATAAGATAAATTAGCTAGCAATGTCTAGAGAAATTgttttaatatatctttaatgTTTCATCACTGTCAGATTAATTatgaaaggagagataaaaattTAGCTCATAAAAGTTTACTtctgataggggcacctgggtggctcagttaggcatctgccttgggctcaagccatgatcccagggtcctgggatcgaaccccatgtcaggttccctgctcagcgaggaatctgcttctccctctgcctctgcccctccccccagcgggtgcgcgcgctctctctctctctctctaatacaatccttattttaaaaattttatttctggggatgcctgggtggctcagcagttgagccccaggatcgagtcccacgtcgggctctctgcatggcacctgcttctccctctgcctgtgtctctgcctctctctctctctctcatgaataaataaaatctttaaaaataaataaataaaaattttatttctgaaagaaagatGGCTCTTACAAAAATCAGAAAGACAGCAGTGGCCAGAGTATCCAAGAGTGTGTTGATGGTGGgatggagggtgggtggggggacactCTAGGAACGTAAAGGAAGTCACCAATGAAAGAGTAGGGGGAAGAAGAGGCTCTGTggtgccctgggctcccaccTCTAGTGAATGTGTCACAAAGGGAGATATCTAATAGAAAGAAACATTTGTTAAAGAAGGTGCCCACCTCCAACAACCCTGAGGCCGATGTAGCACCTGGACAGTCCATGAACTGGTACTCCGAAAATACTGTCCTGGGTACCTACTCCCCCCAGAATGCTAATGGATGACACTCCCCTTACTGCATTGGACTTTCCCTTTCAAACCTGTCAGATCCTAAGGAATGAGGGTAGAGAAATTATAGCAAACATGGAAGGATGGGAAgaaaagaagtggaaagaaagaaaaaaaggaaaacaattaggCTAAAATAGTATTTGCTTCCAGGTCCTTTCCCACCCTTAGTATCACCATACAGAATTCTTATGAGCCAAGTTTACTGTATCTAAGTTGAAAACTGaagttgatatttttttcaagtaaaataacaaaatgttacAAGACACAGAATAAGAAGCTTGCACACTTGTGCAATCAGTCTATGGTTTATCTATACTAGAGAACtacaaaaagaactgaaaatcaaTTAGCAAGATTTTCACTTATGTTGATGAtaggggattttttaaaattatttattcggaggggagggagagagagacagacagtgCACAggtcgggggaggggcagagggaccaggggagggaaagaatctccagcagattctctCCGAGTGcgatgggacttgatctcatgcccctaagatcatgacctgagctgaaaccaagagtcacacacttaaccaactgagtcacccagggtgCCCCTATGTTAATGATATTTCAAGCATCCTTAATATCTTTAATTCACCTTGCTAGTGAATTACTGATATTTACCATCTGTTGTGCTGAATGCCTATATATATGCCACCCATAAACACACACTTTTTATGTACCAGTTTACTGTTAGGTAAACTATCTCAAAAGGACTCTCTGAAATAGGTATCATTAGCCTCAAGATCATAGGGATGAAGCCAGAATATCAGAATCCATCCACAGCACACTTCCTGAGCACAGCATGATGCACCAGAATTATTATAGTCTTAAGTATCAAAATTATAATTGGTTGGAATTTCTTCCCTTTatcaacattttcaaatattctcaGGTTGAGGAAATTTCTACCAACAATGTCAAAAAGGAATACCATCTGTCAAAGAGGCCTGTCCAAAGACAAAATTCCAGGAGTCTCTTGGGTAAAGATCAATCATGGTTATTCCCACAATACAGAAGGCATCTccaggtttcttcttttttaggaACCTCAGGATGTctcctatttgaaaaaaaatgtatacatgagatatatatatatatcgatacatgtatggagatatatatatatatgtgtgtatatatatatacacacatacatatcaaTGTAATACATGTATTACATACATGTATCTATCTAATATCTCCTTTACTCAATTCAAATTGTAAAGCTGTTTAATTCACCTGCGTGAATTTGTAGGTTTTGTGTGTTATCATTGACTCTAAAGGAACACCTCGTTACAGAGACAGGAACCGGTTCTAGGAGTTTTACTGTCAAGCCGTAGAAAAATGCTTCACAGTAGCCCTTGAGCCATTTAATATATTCGTCACTGATAATCCTGGTGTTTCCTAGAGATCCtgtaagatggaaaaaaatgtaaagacagACTTTAAGGTGATTAAACATTCAGTCTTCATCTCAGTCTATAATTAGAAATCTGAAATGAGAAGCAAACTACCGCTAAATTTTCAATAAACCTTTATCACTCGTTGATCTGAATATAATTACAAAGACACAAAATGTCCTGTTTTAGGGCTATTTAGGTATATAACTTCCACCATGGTAACGAATGTCaaaaaaatgatcataaaaaCTACCACTTGCATGAGATCAGCAGCCCAGGCTATCCCTGGCAACAGCCCTGTTGCCTTAACCAACCCAAATCCGTCATGTTAACAGTGTATACCAATGCACTGTATATAAATACTGCGTTTCTCCGGAGATGGTGCCTTTCTATAAGGATCACTGAAAAACTGTTCGAAGTCTTGGGGAGCCTCAGGATGGGAGATGATCCAATCTGATTCCGAATGCAAGGTAATGGGTCCAAAGAGATCATTGTCTGCCTTGAAGGCTTTGTTCAGCAAACGCCGTTCGCCAGCATCTAACTTCTCATACTGTGACACAAGTGTTGGGTTCTTTGAGATGAGAGCTGTTTTTAGAGTCTGTTCAGAGTGCCGTACTGTTTGCATCTACCAGGAAACACAAGTAATCAAATACACCATGTAAATCCATTCCGGTCACTTTAATCTACCTATCCTCCACATACATACATCTCTCATTTCTCcctaaaatgaaaaaactgattgcctcttttttttttttttttttttttaacaccaaacAACTGTGTTCCTTTGCCATTTCCAATCAATTTCTTGGGAAGGGTGGGAAGGGTAtctgaaaaagtgaaaagaaaaatcatgaaattcaTTCCTCCTCCCCTTATGGAACCTGCTCCCATTATAAAAACTGAAAGAGGATGGCctgatttcctatttctttctgtcCTTAGGGTAACAGTATTACGAATG
This window contains:
- the AMZ2 gene encoding archaemetzincin-2 isoform X1, which encodes MQTVRHSEQTLKTALISKNPTLVSQYEKLDAGERRLLNKAFKADNDLFGPITLHSESDWIISHPEAPQDFEQFFSDPYRKAPSPEKRSIYIQCIGSLGNTRIISDEYIKWLKGYCEAFFYGLTVKLLEPVPVSVTRCSFRVNDNTQNLQIHAGDILRFLKKKKPGDAFCIVGITMIDLYPRDSWNFVFGQASLTDGVGIFSFARYGSDFYSSRFEGKVNKLRRVSSSDYSVFENYYTPEVTSVLLLRSCKTLTHEIGHIFGLRHCQWLACLMQGSNHLEEADRRPLNLCPICLRKLQCAIGFNIIERYQALVRWIDDESADTPGVSMEHSCEDNVNLPKPVEAFKEWKEWIIKCLAVVQK
- the AMZ2 gene encoding archaemetzincin-2 isoform X2, with product MIDLYPRDSWNFVFGQASLTDGVGIFSFARYGSDFYSSRFEGKVNKLRRVSSSDYSVFENYYTPEVTSVLLLRSCKTLTHEIGHIFGLRHCQWLACLMQGSNHLEEADRRPLNLCPICLRKLQCAIGFNIIERYQALVRWIDDESADTPGVSMEHSCEDNVNLPKPVEAFKEWKEWIIKCLAVVQK